A genomic window from Lotus japonicus ecotype B-129 chromosome 1, LjGifu_v1.2 includes:
- the LOC130728765 gene encoding leucine--tRNA ligase, cytoplasmic-like isoform X1 produces the protein MVALRRVSSCRRLLTSMAATEGGGGGGGKSFARRDRLREIDLKVQKWWEDADVFRSEPGDAPPKPGEKFFGNFPFPYMNGFLHLGHAFSVSKLEFAAAFHRLRGANVLLPFAFHCTGMPIKASADKLAREIQRFGDPPVFPKEGEEEQPEQQEEEAPVDANEGAPEKFKGKKSKAAAKSGTQVYQWEIMRSVGISDDEISKFQDPYKWLSYFPPLAVEDLKAFGLGCDWRRSFITTDINPFFDSFVRWQMRKLKSMGKIVKDLRYTIYSPLDGQPCADHDRATGEGVQPQEYTVIKMELVSPFPPKFEVLEGKRVFLAAATLRPETMYGQTNAWVLPDGKYGAFEINETEVFVMAHRAALNLAYQNHSRVPEKPTCLLELTGHDLIGLPLKSPLSFNDTIYALPMLSILMDKGTGVVTSVPSDAPDDYMALNDLKSKPAFRSKFGVKDEWVMPFEIVPIIEVPQFGNKCAETVCLQMKIKSQNEKEKLAEAKKQTYLKGFTEGTMIVGEFAGKKVQEAKPLIRSKLLETGQAIVYSEPEKRVMSRSGDECVVALTDQWYITYGESEWKKLAEECLSSMSLFSDETRHGFEHTLSWLNQWACSRSFGLGTRIPWDEQFLVESLSDSTIYMAYYTIAHYLQNGDMYGSSEFAIKPQQLTDDVWDYIFCDGPFPKSTDISSSLLEKMKKEFEYWYPFDLRVSGKDLLQNHLTFCIYTHTAIMSKHHWPRGFRCNGHIMLNSEKMSKSTGNFRTIRQAIEEFSADATRFSLADAGDGVDDANFVFETANAAILRLTKEIAWYEEILAAESSMRTGPPSTYADRVFANELNIAVKTTEQNYSNYMFREALKTGFFDLQTARDEYRFSCGVGGYNRELVWRFMDVQTRLLAPICPHYAEFIWRELLKKDGFAVKAGWPTADAPDLTLKSANKYLQDSIVLMRKLLQKQLSGSKKANKKGAPVASLTENKVTGLVYVTEQFDGWKAECLNILQNKFNRDTQTFAPDSEIMEALQQSSVGQSSNFKQIQKQCMPFLRFKKEEAIKIGAQALDLRLPFGEIEVLRENLDLIKRQINLEHVEILSAAAADAVAKAGSLASLLNQNPPSPGNPTAIFLTQ, from the exons ATGGTAGCACTGCGACGAGTTTCAAG TTGCCGTCGATTACTCACAAGCATGGCAGCGACCGagggtggcggcggtggtggtgggaagagcTTCGCACGGAGGGACCGTCTGCGGGAAATTGACCTCAAGGTTCAGAAATGGTGGGAAGACGCCGACGTATTCCGGTCAGAACCCGGCGACGCGCCGCCTAAGCCGGGCGAGAAATTCTTCGGGAACTTCCCTTTCCCTTACATGAACGGTTTCCTCCATCTGGGTCATGCGTTTTCCGTCTCCAAGCTCGAGTTCGCCGCCGCTTTCCACAGACTCAGAGGCGCCAATGTGCTCCTCCCCTTCGCCTTCCACTGCACCGGCATGCCCATCAAGGCCTCCGCCGATAAGCTCGCCAGAGAGATCCAGCGCTTCGGGGACCCGCCGGTGTTCcctaaggaaggagaagaagaacaacCAGAACAACAAGAGGAGGAGGCTCCTGTGGATGCAAATGAAGGTGCCCCTGAGAAATTCAAAGGGAAGAAGTCCAAGGCTGCTGCTAAATCAGGAACACAGGTGTACCAATGGGAGATTATGAGAAGTGTTGGAATTTCTGATGATGAGATATCAAAGTTTCAGGACCCTTACAAGTGGCTTTCTTACTTCCCTCCTTTGGCTGTGGAGGATCTTAAGGCTTTTGGGTTGGGTTGTGATTGGAGAAGATCCTTTATTACCACAGACATCAACCCATTTTTTGATTCTTTTGTTAGGTGGCAGATGAGGAAGTTGAAGTCCATGGGAAAAATTGTGAAGGATTTGAGGTATACAATATATTCTCCTTTGGATGGACAACCCTGTGCTGATCATGATAGAGCAACTGGTGAAGGTGTTCAGCCACAAGAGTACACTGTTATCAAGATGGAGTTGGTTTCACCTTTTCCTCCAAAGTTTGAGGTGCTGGAGGGGAAGAGGGTGTTCCTTGCTGCTGCAACTTTGAGGCCTGAGACTATGTATGGCCAAACAAATGCTTGGGTGTTGCCTGATGGGAAATATGGGGCATTTGAAATCAATGAGACTGAGGTGTTTGTTATGGCACATAGAGCGGCGCTTAACCTTGCCTACCAGAACCACTCACGTGTCCCTGAGAAACCTACTTGCTTGCTTGAGCTcactggtcatgacttgattggaCTCCCTTTGAAATCGCCACTTTCGTTTAATGACACCATTTATGCACTTCCTATGTTGTCTATTTTGATGGATAAAGGTACTGGGGTTGTGACCAGTGTGCCTAGTGATGCCCCTGATGACTACATGGCCTTGAATGATTTGAAGTCAAAGCCAGCATTCAGGTCAAAGTTTGGGGTGAAGGATGAATGGGTGATGCCCTTTGAGATTGTGCCTATCATTGAAGTTCCGCAGTTTGGGAATAAGTGTGCGGAGACAGTGTGTTTGCAGATGAAAATCAAGAGTCAGAATGAGAAAGAGAAACTTGCAGAAGCCAAGAAGCAAACTTACTTGAAAGGTTTCACTGAAGGAACAATGATTGTTGGAGAATTCGCAGGGAAGAAAGTCCAGGAAGCTAAACCCTTGATTAGGAGCAAGCTTTTGGAAACAG GTCAGGCAATTGTGTACAGTGAGCCAGAGAAGCGGGTGATGTCAAGATCTGGTGATGAATGTGTTGTAGCTTTGACAGATCAGTGGTACATTACATATGGGGAATCAGAATGGAAGAAGTTAGCTGAGGAATGCTTGTCTAGCATGAGCTTGTTTTCTGATGAGACAAGACATGGATTTGAGCATACTTTAAGTTGGTTGAACCAGTGGGCTTGCTCACGATCATTTGGTCTCGGGACACGCATACCATGGGATGAACAGTTCTTAGTTGAGTCTTTATCGGATTCCACCATTTACATGGCTTATTACACTATTGCGCATTATTTGCAGAATGGTGACATGTACGGATCCAGCGAATTTGCTATCAAACCTCAACAGCTAACTGATGATGTCTGGGATTATATTTTCTGTGATGGGCCTTTCCCTAAATCCACTGATATTTCGTCGTCGCTTTTAGAAAAAATGAAGAAGGAATTTGAGTATTGGTATCCATTTGATCTTCGAGTTTCCGGTAAGGATCTCCTCCAGAATCATCTTACCTTCTGCATTTACACCCATACTGCAATTATGTCCAAGCATCACTGGCCTCGTGGGTTTAGATGCAATGGTCACATAATGCTCAATTCTGAGAAAATGTCCAAGTCCACTGGAAATTTCAGGACTATTCGACAGGCAATTGAGGAGTTCTCTGCTGATGCTACTCGATTCTCTTTGGCTGATGCTGGTGATGGCGTTGATGATGCAAATTTTGTCTTTGAGACGGCAAATGCTGCAATTCTCCGGCTTACCAAAGAGATTGCATGGTATGAAGAGATTCTGGCAGCAGAATCTTCTATGAGAACTGGCCCCCCGTCTACTTATGCTGATCGTGTGTTTGCCAATGAGCTTAACATTGCTGTCAAAACAACTGAGCAAAATTACTCCAACTACATGTTTCGAGAAGCCCTCAAGACTGGCTTTTTTGATCTTCAAACTGCTAGGGATGAGTATAGATTCTCATGTGGGGTTGGAGGTTACAATCGTGAGTTGGTGTGGCGTTTTATGGACGTGCAGACACGTCTTCTAGCACCTATATGTCCTCATTATGCAGAGTTTATTTGGAGAGAGCTTTTGAAGAAGGATGGTTTTGCAGTGAAGGCAGGATGGCCAACTGCTGATGCTCCTGATCTTACATTGAAGAGTGCCAATAAATATCTGCAGGATTCTATTGTTCTGATGAGGAAGTTGCTTCAGAAGCAACTTTCAGGCTCAAAGAAAGCAAATAAGAAAGGTGCTCCGGTTGCATCACTGACAGAAAACAAGGTAACGGGCTTGGTATATGTAACTGAACAATTTGATGGTTGGAAAGCGGAGTGCCTGAACATTCTCCAGAACAAATTTAACAGAGATACTCAAACTTTTGCTCCAGACTCTGAGATAATGGAAGCTTTACAACAAAGTTCTGTAGGTCAATCTTCTAATTTTAAACAAATTCAAAAGCAATGTATGCCTTTCTTGAGGTTTAAGAAGGAGGAAGCCATTAAAATTGGGGCTCAAGCACTGGATTTGAGATTGCCATTTGGGGAAATTGAGGTTCTTAGGGAAAACTTGGACTTGATCAAGAGACAGATTAATCTAGAACATGTGGAAATTTTATCTGCAGCAGCTGCTGATGCTGTGGCTAAAGCTGGATCTTTAGCTTCTCTGCTAAATCAAAATCCTCCTTCCCCAGGAAATCCAACTGCAATCTTTTTAACTCAGTAG
- the LOC130728765 gene encoding leucine--tRNA ligase, cytoplasmic-like isoform X2, whose product MYSCRRLLTSMAATEGGGGGGGKSFARRDRLREIDLKVQKWWEDADVFRSEPGDAPPKPGEKFFGNFPFPYMNGFLHLGHAFSVSKLEFAAAFHRLRGANVLLPFAFHCTGMPIKASADKLAREIQRFGDPPVFPKEGEEEQPEQQEEEAPVDANEGAPEKFKGKKSKAAAKSGTQVYQWEIMRSVGISDDEISKFQDPYKWLSYFPPLAVEDLKAFGLGCDWRRSFITTDINPFFDSFVRWQMRKLKSMGKIVKDLRYTIYSPLDGQPCADHDRATGEGVQPQEYTVIKMELVSPFPPKFEVLEGKRVFLAAATLRPETMYGQTNAWVLPDGKYGAFEINETEVFVMAHRAALNLAYQNHSRVPEKPTCLLELTGHDLIGLPLKSPLSFNDTIYALPMLSILMDKGTGVVTSVPSDAPDDYMALNDLKSKPAFRSKFGVKDEWVMPFEIVPIIEVPQFGNKCAETVCLQMKIKSQNEKEKLAEAKKQTYLKGFTEGTMIVGEFAGKKVQEAKPLIRSKLLETGQAIVYSEPEKRVMSRSGDECVVALTDQWYITYGESEWKKLAEECLSSMSLFSDETRHGFEHTLSWLNQWACSRSFGLGTRIPWDEQFLVESLSDSTIYMAYYTIAHYLQNGDMYGSSEFAIKPQQLTDDVWDYIFCDGPFPKSTDISSSLLEKMKKEFEYWYPFDLRVSGKDLLQNHLTFCIYTHTAIMSKHHWPRGFRCNGHIMLNSEKMSKSTGNFRTIRQAIEEFSADATRFSLADAGDGVDDANFVFETANAAILRLTKEIAWYEEILAAESSMRTGPPSTYADRVFANELNIAVKTTEQNYSNYMFREALKTGFFDLQTARDEYRFSCGVGGYNRELVWRFMDVQTRLLAPICPHYAEFIWRELLKKDGFAVKAGWPTADAPDLTLKSANKYLQDSIVLMRKLLQKQLSGSKKANKKGAPVASLTENKVTGLVYVTEQFDGWKAECLNILQNKFNRDTQTFAPDSEIMEALQQSSVGQSSNFKQIQKQCMPFLRFKKEEAIKIGAQALDLRLPFGEIEVLRENLDLIKRQINLEHVEILSAAAADAVAKAGSLASLLNQNPPSPGNPTAIFLTQ is encoded by the exons ATGTACAGTTGCCGTCGATTACTCACAAGCATGGCAGCGACCGagggtggcggcggtggtggtgggaagagcTTCGCACGGAGGGACCGTCTGCGGGAAATTGACCTCAAGGTTCAGAAATGGTGGGAAGACGCCGACGTATTCCGGTCAGAACCCGGCGACGCGCCGCCTAAGCCGGGCGAGAAATTCTTCGGGAACTTCCCTTTCCCTTACATGAACGGTTTCCTCCATCTGGGTCATGCGTTTTCCGTCTCCAAGCTCGAGTTCGCCGCCGCTTTCCACAGACTCAGAGGCGCCAATGTGCTCCTCCCCTTCGCCTTCCACTGCACCGGCATGCCCATCAAGGCCTCCGCCGATAAGCTCGCCAGAGAGATCCAGCGCTTCGGGGACCCGCCGGTGTTCcctaaggaaggagaagaagaacaacCAGAACAACAAGAGGAGGAGGCTCCTGTGGATGCAAATGAAGGTGCCCCTGAGAAATTCAAAGGGAAGAAGTCCAAGGCTGCTGCTAAATCAGGAACACAGGTGTACCAATGGGAGATTATGAGAAGTGTTGGAATTTCTGATGATGAGATATCAAAGTTTCAGGACCCTTACAAGTGGCTTTCTTACTTCCCTCCTTTGGCTGTGGAGGATCTTAAGGCTTTTGGGTTGGGTTGTGATTGGAGAAGATCCTTTATTACCACAGACATCAACCCATTTTTTGATTCTTTTGTTAGGTGGCAGATGAGGAAGTTGAAGTCCATGGGAAAAATTGTGAAGGATTTGAGGTATACAATATATTCTCCTTTGGATGGACAACCCTGTGCTGATCATGATAGAGCAACTGGTGAAGGTGTTCAGCCACAAGAGTACACTGTTATCAAGATGGAGTTGGTTTCACCTTTTCCTCCAAAGTTTGAGGTGCTGGAGGGGAAGAGGGTGTTCCTTGCTGCTGCAACTTTGAGGCCTGAGACTATGTATGGCCAAACAAATGCTTGGGTGTTGCCTGATGGGAAATATGGGGCATTTGAAATCAATGAGACTGAGGTGTTTGTTATGGCACATAGAGCGGCGCTTAACCTTGCCTACCAGAACCACTCACGTGTCCCTGAGAAACCTACTTGCTTGCTTGAGCTcactggtcatgacttgattggaCTCCCTTTGAAATCGCCACTTTCGTTTAATGACACCATTTATGCACTTCCTATGTTGTCTATTTTGATGGATAAAGGTACTGGGGTTGTGACCAGTGTGCCTAGTGATGCCCCTGATGACTACATGGCCTTGAATGATTTGAAGTCAAAGCCAGCATTCAGGTCAAAGTTTGGGGTGAAGGATGAATGGGTGATGCCCTTTGAGATTGTGCCTATCATTGAAGTTCCGCAGTTTGGGAATAAGTGTGCGGAGACAGTGTGTTTGCAGATGAAAATCAAGAGTCAGAATGAGAAAGAGAAACTTGCAGAAGCCAAGAAGCAAACTTACTTGAAAGGTTTCACTGAAGGAACAATGATTGTTGGAGAATTCGCAGGGAAGAAAGTCCAGGAAGCTAAACCCTTGATTAGGAGCAAGCTTTTGGAAACAG GTCAGGCAATTGTGTACAGTGAGCCAGAGAAGCGGGTGATGTCAAGATCTGGTGATGAATGTGTTGTAGCTTTGACAGATCAGTGGTACATTACATATGGGGAATCAGAATGGAAGAAGTTAGCTGAGGAATGCTTGTCTAGCATGAGCTTGTTTTCTGATGAGACAAGACATGGATTTGAGCATACTTTAAGTTGGTTGAACCAGTGGGCTTGCTCACGATCATTTGGTCTCGGGACACGCATACCATGGGATGAACAGTTCTTAGTTGAGTCTTTATCGGATTCCACCATTTACATGGCTTATTACACTATTGCGCATTATTTGCAGAATGGTGACATGTACGGATCCAGCGAATTTGCTATCAAACCTCAACAGCTAACTGATGATGTCTGGGATTATATTTTCTGTGATGGGCCTTTCCCTAAATCCACTGATATTTCGTCGTCGCTTTTAGAAAAAATGAAGAAGGAATTTGAGTATTGGTATCCATTTGATCTTCGAGTTTCCGGTAAGGATCTCCTCCAGAATCATCTTACCTTCTGCATTTACACCCATACTGCAATTATGTCCAAGCATCACTGGCCTCGTGGGTTTAGATGCAATGGTCACATAATGCTCAATTCTGAGAAAATGTCCAAGTCCACTGGAAATTTCAGGACTATTCGACAGGCAATTGAGGAGTTCTCTGCTGATGCTACTCGATTCTCTTTGGCTGATGCTGGTGATGGCGTTGATGATGCAAATTTTGTCTTTGAGACGGCAAATGCTGCAATTCTCCGGCTTACCAAAGAGATTGCATGGTATGAAGAGATTCTGGCAGCAGAATCTTCTATGAGAACTGGCCCCCCGTCTACTTATGCTGATCGTGTGTTTGCCAATGAGCTTAACATTGCTGTCAAAACAACTGAGCAAAATTACTCCAACTACATGTTTCGAGAAGCCCTCAAGACTGGCTTTTTTGATCTTCAAACTGCTAGGGATGAGTATAGATTCTCATGTGGGGTTGGAGGTTACAATCGTGAGTTGGTGTGGCGTTTTATGGACGTGCAGACACGTCTTCTAGCACCTATATGTCCTCATTATGCAGAGTTTATTTGGAGAGAGCTTTTGAAGAAGGATGGTTTTGCAGTGAAGGCAGGATGGCCAACTGCTGATGCTCCTGATCTTACATTGAAGAGTGCCAATAAATATCTGCAGGATTCTATTGTTCTGATGAGGAAGTTGCTTCAGAAGCAACTTTCAGGCTCAAAGAAAGCAAATAAGAAAGGTGCTCCGGTTGCATCACTGACAGAAAACAAGGTAACGGGCTTGGTATATGTAACTGAACAATTTGATGGTTGGAAAGCGGAGTGCCTGAACATTCTCCAGAACAAATTTAACAGAGATACTCAAACTTTTGCTCCAGACTCTGAGATAATGGAAGCTTTACAACAAAGTTCTGTAGGTCAATCTTCTAATTTTAAACAAATTCAAAAGCAATGTATGCCTTTCTTGAGGTTTAAGAAGGAGGAAGCCATTAAAATTGGGGCTCAAGCACTGGATTTGAGATTGCCATTTGGGGAAATTGAGGTTCTTAGGGAAAACTTGGACTTGATCAAGAGACAGATTAATCTAGAACATGTGGAAATTTTATCTGCAGCAGCTGCTGATGCTGTGGCTAAAGCTGGATCTTTAGCTTCTCTGCTAAATCAAAATCCTCCTTCCCCAGGAAATCCAACTGCAATCTTTTTAACTCAGTAG
- the LOC130728767 gene encoding RNA polymerase II C-terminal domain phosphatase-like 3 — MVFGSFLGCEKLRNLEAMGKEVEDVDVEEGEISDGTASVEEISAEDFNKQDAVKVNNNNNNNKTDEARVKAVHDLYSRYPNICRGYASGLYNLAWAQAVQNKPLNDIFVMDVDSDANGNGISKNRMSSGGSVDSKEVVVVDVEDGELEEGEIDADADVDVDHEARAGGGGECEGGDEVIVDGSEAIPNSKLLGVRNVLESVNVANVVKSFAETCTRLQSVFEDLPQVLSGLAVSEKDNLVRLSFDAIGVVYSVFYSMDNLLKEQNKDGISRLLSSVKDLHADLFSTEHMIEIQVMVTAVNSVGALGNDAIEDEKKLQTHETKTQEIQAVKAPELSSYSKPSHSVSTEASEAFKSGLSNFKGRGILLPLLDLHGDHDADSLPSPTREAPSCFPVNKSMSISEGRVGSGLPSSKMKARKLELDSEDSKIHLYETDALKAVSTYQQKFNRSSFFTYDKLPSPTPSGDCEEEAVDMNDEVSSFSITSSKPTLLDQLPVSSTSMDRSSSMHGSINSKLDAVGSVSYPVKSSVKSRDPRLRSISSDAGALDLNQPSMTQSVPKVEYSSTTISRKQKAVEEPSFDVAVSKRLKSSLENPDRNTTEVRTAAGNGGWLEETATTGSQLLEKNHLIEKREAEHKNTLIFGAGNINMTSNRNEQAPVTTSNMTASLPALLKDIAVNPTMLLNILIEQQQRLAAESQKKSADSATTTLHQTSSNSALGMNPTVSAGPSLTTGFLQSSVGMLPVSSHPTSTAQSPPRDSGKIRMKPRDPRRILHGGEQFKATLSPMSNNQGTLDNVLAQKLEVRTETTSAPTQSIVQPDIARQFTSNLKNLADIMSVSQESSKHSSAPQSFSSASVPLISDRAEQKSAASNSQNLQAGIGSAPETFGSGSSRSQNKWGDLEHILDGFDEQQKAAIHIERARRMKEQNKMFAARKLCLVLDLDHTLLNSAKFVEVDPVHEEMLRKKEQEEREKPPSQRLLFRFPHMGMWTKLRPGVWNFLEKASKLFELHVYTMGNKLYATEMAKLLDPKGALFAGRVISRGDDNESLDGDAPKSKDLDGVLGMESSVVIIDDSVRVWPHHKANLIVVERYIYFPCSRRQFGLHGPSLLEIDVDERPDTGTLAASLAVIERIHQNFFASQSLEDMDVRHILECEQKKILAGCRIVFSRVVPVGEIPHLHPLWKMAEQFGAVCTNQIDEEVTHVVAGSLGTDKVNWGLSTGKFVVHPGWVEASALLYRRANEHDFPTKPL, encoded by the exons ATGGTTTTTGGATCGTTCTTGGGTTGTGAGAAACTGAGGAATTTGGAGGCGATGGGGAAGGAGGTTGAGGATGTGGATGTGGAGGAAGGTGAGATTTCGGATGGTACTGCTTCGGTGGAAGAGATCAGTGCGGAGGATTTCAATAAGCAAGACGCTGTTAAGgtgaataataataacaacaacaataagACTGATGAAGCTAGGGTTAAAGCTGTTCATGATCTTTACTCTAGGTACCCAAATATATGCCGCGGTTACGCGTCGGGTTTGTACAATCTTGCTTGGGCACAAGCTGTGCAGAATAAGCCTTTGAATGATATTTTTGTGATGGATGTTGATTCTGATGCAAATGGTAATGGTATCAGCAAGAATCGAATGTCGTCGGGTGGTTCTGTGGATTCTAaggaggttgtggtggtggaTGTTGAGGATGGGGAGCTGGAGGAGGGTGAGATTGATGCTGATGCTGATGTTGATGTTGACCATGAAGCAAGagcaggtggtggtggtgagtgTGAGGGTGGTGATGAGGTGATTGTTGATGGTTCTGAGGCTATTCCCAATTCTAAGCTGCTTGGTGTTAGGAATGTTCTTGAGAGTGTTAATGTTGCTAATGTGGTTAA ATCGTTTGCTGAAACTTGCACTAGGCTGCAGAGTGTCTTTGAGGACTTGCCTCAAGTGTTATCAGGACTTGCTGTTTCTGAAAAGGATAATCTTGTTCGTTTGTCATTCGATGCAATTGGAGTAGTTTATTCT GTGTTCTACTCTATGGACAATTTGCTAAAGGAGCAGAACAAGGATGGCATATCAAG ATTACTTTCTTCTGTGAAGGATCTTCACGCCGATTTATTTTCTACAGAGCATATGATTGAG ATTCAGGTCATGGTTACTGCAGTCAATTCTGTTGGTGCTTTAGGCAATGATGCTATTGAAGATGAGAAAAAATTGCAGACCCATGAGACAAAGACTCAGGAGATTCAAGCTGTAAAAGCTCCTGAATTGAGTTCTTATAGTAAGCCTTCACATAGCGTCTCAACTGAGGCGTCCGAAGCTTTTAAATCTGGACTAAGTAATTTTAAAGGTAGAGGGATTTTGCTCCCTCTATTAGACCTTCATGGTGATCATGATGCCGATAGCTTACCATCACCCACCCGAGAAGCGCCGTCCTGCTTCCCTGTAAATAAATCAATGTCTATTAGCGAGGGGAGGGTTGGGTCTGGGTTGCCTTCTAGCAAGATGAAGGCTAGGAAATTGGAATTGGATAGTGAAGATTCTAAGATTCATCTCTATGAAACTGATGCTTTAAAAGCTGTTTCCACATATCAACAAAAGTTTAATCGAAGTTCCTTTTTCACATATGATAAACTTCCAAGTCCAACCCCTTCTGGTGATTGTGAGGAAGAGGCTGTAGACATGAATGATGAGGTCTCTAGTTTTTCTATAACGAGCTCTAAGCCAACCCTTTTGGATCAGCTGCCTGTTTCTTCTACTTCCATGGATAGGTCCTCTAGCATGCATGGATCGATTAATTCTAAACTTGACGCGGTAGGTTCTGTGTCTTACCCTGTGAAAAGTTCAGTGAAGAGTAGAGATCCTAGGCTTCGTTCAATTAGTTCTGATGCAGGAGCTTTAGATCTTAACCAACCTTCAATGACACAAAGTGTGCCTAAAGTGGAATATTCTAGTACAACAATCTCAAGAAAACAAAAGGCTGTAGAAGAGCCTTCTTTTGATGTTGCTGTATCAAAAAGACTTAAAAGTTCCTTGGAAAATCCTGACCGTAATACAACAGAGGTAAGAACTGCTGCTGGAAATGGTGGTTGGTTGGAAGAAACTGCTACCACAGGATCTCAGTTGTTAGAAAAGAACCATTTAATTGAGAAAAGGGAAGCTGAGCACAAAAATACTTTGATTTTTGGTGCTGGTAACATCAATATGACAAGTAATCGAAATGAGCAGGCTCCAGTTACAACTAGCAACATGACAGCTTCTTTACCTGCTTTATTGAAAGATATAGCTGTAAACCCAACCATGTTGCTAAACATACTTATAGAGCAGCAGCAGAGATTAGCAGCAGAATCCCAAAAGAAATCTGCGGATTCCGCTACAACTACACTGCATCAAACAAGCTCAAATTCAGCATTGGGAATGAACCCAACTGTGAGTGCTGGTCCATCATTGACTACTGGTTTTCTGCAAAGTTCGGTTGGGATGCTTCCAGTTTCATCACACCCAACTTCCACG GCACAAAGCCCTCCACGTGATTCAGGAAAGATTCGCATGAAACCGCGTGATCCACGGCGCATTCTCCATGGAGGTGAACAATTCAAAGCCACTTTATCCCCTATGTCGAACAACCAGGGAACTCTGGACAATGTATTGGCCCAGAAGCTTGAGGTTAGGACTGAGACAACATCGGCGCCTACTCAATCAATTGTACAACCTGATATTGCTCGCCAGTTCACCAGTAATCTGAAAAACCTTGCTGATATTATGTCTGTTTCGCAAGAATCTTCAAAGCACTCTTCCGCTCCTCAAAGTTTTTCTTCAGCATCTGTTCCTCTTATATCAGATAGAGCTGAACAGAAATCTGCTGCGTCTAACTCTCAGAATCTGCAGGCTGGCATAGGATCAGCTCCTGAAACATTTGGATCAGGTTCCTCTCGATCCCAGAATAAATGGGGCGATCTGGAGCATATTTTGGATGGTTTTGATGAGCAGCAGAAAGCTGCTATACACATAGAAAGGGCTAGGAGGATGAAAGAACAGAATAAAATGTTTGCTGCTAGGAAATTGTGCCTTGTATTGGACCTAGATCATACACTTCTTAATTCTGCTAAG TTTGTGGAAGTTGATCCAGTGCACGAAGAAATGTTGAGGAAGAAAGAACAGGAGGAACGAGAGAAACCTCCGAGTCAGAGACTCCTTTTTCGTTTTCCTCATATGGGAATGTGGACTAAACTCAGACCGGGAGTTTGGAACTTCTTGGAGAAG GCTAGTAAGCTCTTTGAGCTGCATGTTTACACTATGGGAAACAAGCTATACGCGACGGAAATGGCTAAGTTGCTTGATCCAAAGGGGGCATTGTTTGCTGGGAGAGTTATTTCTAGAGGTGATGATAATGAATCCCTTGATGGTGATGCTCCTAAAAGCAAAGATTTGGATGGCGTTTTGGGTATGGAATCATCGGTTGTAATTATAGATGATTCTGTGAGAGTCTGGCCTCATCACAAAGCGAACCTTATAGTGGTTGAAAG GTATATATACTTCCCCTGTAGTAGACGTCAATTTGGACTTCATGGTCCTTCTCTTCTTGAAATTGATGTCGATGAGAGACCTGATACTGGAACTCTAGCAGCCTCTTTGGCG GTTATTGAGAGAATACACCAAAACTTTTTTGCTTCACAATCTTTAGAAGATATGGATGTCAGACATATCCTAGAATGTGAGCAGAAAAAAATCTTGGCTGGATGTCGAATAGTATTCAGTAGGGTGGTTCCGGTTGGCGAAATTCCCCACCTTCACCCTTTGTGGAAGATGGCCGAACAATTTGGTGCTGTTTGCACAAACCAGATTGATGAGGAGGTTACTCATGTAGTTGCAGGTTCCCTTGGGACTGATAAG GTAAATTGGGGTCTTTCCACTGGAAAATTTGTTGTCCATCCTGGCTG GGTGGAAGCATCAGCATTGCTATATAGGAGGGCGAATGAGCATGATTTTCCCACTAAACCACTATAA